Within the Leptospira ryugenii genome, the region CACCCAGACAAAGTTTGTGACCAGGTCTCAGACGCCATCCTAGATGCATTCTTAGCACAAGACCCAAAATCGCGTGTCGCATGCGAAACTTTGGTAACCACCAATTTAGTGGTCATTGCTGGTGAAATTACGAGCAAAGGAAAAGTCGACACTTCTGAAGTCGCTCGGGAAGTCATCCGCAAGATCGGATACAATGACATCAATATGTACTTTGATGCTGACTATGCTGTGGTATCTTCCCATGTCCATGCGCAATCACCTGACATTGCGCAAGGTGTGAATGAAGGTGAAGGTCTTTTTAAAGAACAAGGCGCAGGAGACCAAGGATTGATGTTTGGTTTTGCGATCAATGATACTCCAGAATTAATGCCGGCTCCTATCTATTACTCTCACAAATTGTTGGAACTTCTTTCCGAACTCAGACATTCGGGCAAACTGGCTTGGCTAAGACCAGATTCAAAATCTCAGGTAACCTTTCTGTATGAAAATGGGAAACCTACAAAAGTGGACACAGTAGTTATTTCAACCCAACATAGCCCAGGCGTGAGCCATAAAGACATTGAACAGGCAGTGATTGAAGAATGCGTTAAAAAGGTCATCCCTCCTCAGTTTTTACAAAACCCGCGCTATTTCATCAACCCAACTGGCAAATTTGAAATCGGTGGGCCACATGGTGATACTGGACTCACAGGAAGAAAGATCATTGTTGATACCTACGGTGGAATGGGACGCCATGGTGGTGGTGCCTTCTCTGGTAAAGATCCATCCAAAGTGGATAGATCAGCAGCCTATATCGGACGTTATATTGCTAAAAACGTTGTGGCAGCTGGCCTTGCTCATAAGTGTGAAGTCCAACTTGCCTACGCGATTGGTGTCGCAGAACCAGTGTCGGTGTTAGTTGATACTTTTGGTACCAATACAATTCCAGAGGCTGAAATCGAAAAACGAGTCAAAGCGAACTTCAAGCTGACTCCGAAAGGAATTGTTGAATCATTAGATTTGTTGGGTAAAGGCAGAAGATACCAAGACACTGCTGCGTATGGACATTTCGGAAGAACTGGTTCTACCTTTACTTGGGAAAAGACCGATAAAGCGGAAGCACTCAAAAAAGGATAACAATGGGAGCACCTAGCCAATCCACTGCAGACAAAAAAGCAACCAGAGATGCCTATGGCGAAGCTCTGGTTGAGTTAGGAGCCAAGCGAACCGATATAGTCGTGTTAGATGCAGATCTATCTGGCTCAACAAAAACGGCGGACTTTAAAAAAAAGTTTCCTGATCGATTTTTTAATGTAGGGGTCGCAGAACAAAATTTAGTTGGTCATGCGGCAGGATTAGCTCTTTCTGGTTTTGTTCCATTTGCCTCCTCGTTTGCTATGTTCCTCTCTGGCAGAGCTTGGGAAGTGGTGCGAAACAGCGTCGTATACCCAAACTTAAATGTCAAACTTGTAGCATCGCATGGTGGTATTACTGTGGGAGAGGATGGTGCATCCCACCAGTGTATTGAAGATTTTGCGATTATGCGTGTGATTCCCGAGATGACTGTGATCTGCCCTGCTGATTTCAATGAAACAAAACAAGTCATACATGCTATCGCAGATTATAAAGGGCCTGTCTACGTGCGAGTAGGCCGACCGGCCATCCCACTCATTGAACGAGACAATTACCAATTCAAAATCGGTAAAGCTGAGGTTTTATCTGAAGGAAAGGATGTTTGTATCATCGCATGTGGAGTTATGGTATCGGAAGCGATGCTTGCAGTTCAATCCTTACAAGAAAAGGGAATTGCGGCAACCTTATTGAACATGGCTACCATCAAACCTCTTGATAAAGAAGCAATTTTAAAGTATGCTAAAGAATGTGGTGCTGTTGTTACCTGTGAAGAACACAACGTACTTGGAGGATTGGGTTCGGCTGTCTCTGAATTGTTATCAGAAGAGTATCCTGTCCCCGTCATCAAAGTTGGTATGAAAGACAGCTTCGGAAAATCAGGCACTTGGAGTGGTTTACTCGACTATTTTGGCCTCCGAGCAAAAAATATCGTTGAACACGCGGAAGTTGCCATCGCCAAAAAAAGAAAATAATTTCTGAGAGGAAAGGGGCTATGCTTGCGACGAATTCGAGTCAGCCCGGAGTACTAGAAGAAACAGAAGTTTTCGTAAAGCCCACTTTTAGTGGCCCTTGGAAAGTTGTCTTATGGGATGATGACCACCACACTTATGATTATGTGATCGAGATGCTCATGGACGTTTGCCAAATGAGCATCGAAAAAGCCTTTCAACATGCAATAGAAGTAGATACACTCAAACGAACCATTGTCTTCACTGGAGAATTGGAACATGCTGAGTTTATACATGAGCGCATCATTTCGTATGGCCCTGACCCTCGGATGACAAGCTCAAAAGGTTCTATGACAGCGACCTTGGAAAATTGATCACTCCTTTCTTTCCAATTCTGTGGAACGTGTAGGTACATAAATAGAAGAGACAGTTTCTGATGTATCTGTCTTTACATTAGAAATTGGATTATAAGTATCTAGCATATATTCACCATCCACAATAAAACGGTAATGGTATTCTTGGTTGGGAAGAAGTTTTTTCTCCAATGAAAAAATACCATTTCTATCTTTTTTAAGAAAATCATTTTCCGGGTTCCAATCATTAAAGTCACCGACCAAACTGACTACCTCAGCATCCGGTTTGTAAATTTGAAACTTAACGGTGCGAAAGTCATATTCTTCTGACGCCGAATCTTCTAAAACCAGAGAATGGATTTGTCTATTTGTATCTTTACGATTTAGAACATAACGAGAGATAAACGATCCGGAGCCATCTTCTACTTTATCTAAATTTTCAGGATCAAAAGTCAGTATCCCGCCTACACGAAATTTATATTCATAAATGGGATCGTCTTCATATTGAGCTGTTATCATCTCTGGCTCTAAGACATAGTAGTAGATACCAAATTGATTTCGTTTCATTGGCAAACATGTCCAGTTGCTAAAATTTCCACACAACTCAACGGAATCATCTCGAAGACCGTTGTAAGTAAAAAGTATGCCACGCTTTAACAATCGATTTGTTTTCAAATAAGATTCTACATCTAGATACCGAATGTACCTTGGGCTAATATTTTTTTTCAGACTTTCTAATTGCCAAAGGTAATATACGGTGTCTTGGTTCTCCTCTTCTTCTTGCATTTCCAATTGGTCAGAGGAGAAACCTCCAACCCAATCAAGTGTCTCCTGCCCGAGAAGACTCATGGATATGAAAAGGACCAATATAATGGGGAAAATCAATTTGGATCGGAACTTCATTTTCTTTCTTTTATAAGTTTCGGCAGTTCACAAAAATCTCTCTGCACGGAAATTCTTTTGAAAATCGATCTGACATAATAAAAAAAATATCTTACAATTTTAACAAAGGCCGATATATATGTAGGAAACGCATACGTTCATGGCCGAACCAAATGATAATTTCAGTCCAGAAGAAGTAGCCCAGATCGAAGGTCTACTTTCGGCTTTGAATAAAAATCCGCAAAGCTCCGAAGAACTCAACCCGATGGCAAAGGTTCTGCGAGAGAAATTGGGCTATGCCGAACCTATCCAAGTCCCTGAAGAAGGTGTTGAGTATGCCGAAGACGGCGATTCGGATGCCTTTTCTGACCAAGCAGGGGATGATGATCCCTTTGCAGGCCTGGAAGCAGAAGATTCTGGACCACCACCTTTTCGCAATTTAGAAGCAGAAGACGATGACATCGATTTAGATGAACTTTTAGGCGAGGATAGCCCCAAACCTAAGACAAGCCCGCGCCAAGCAGAAGAAGAGGATTCCTTTGACTCCCCTCCCGTATCGGAGGATCCGGACTTAGCTGATTTTGGCCTGCCGGATGAACCATCTTCGGACCCAAATCTTGCCCAAACTCCTTCCGATGATCCCTTTGCCGATTTAGGTGCCCCTACACCTAGTGGAGAGGAATCTTCGGATTCGGATCCATTCGCAGACTTTTCAAGCGAACCACCTGCCGCAAGCGAGGATTCGGACCCATTTTCAGACTTTGATAGCCCCGCGCCCGTACCATCGGATGATCCCTTCGCCGACTCAGGCCTTGGGGCGAGTGCCGATGCGGGAGATCCTTTTGCGGGCCTTGGCGAAGACGTAGAACCTAGTGAGCCGAGCCCAAGCTTTGGAGATGATCCTTTTGCTAGTTTGGGAGAGGCAACCTCAGGGTCAGGAAGTACCTCAGGGGATGATCCGTTCGCAGATTTTGGTGCTGAGCCCACAGAGACACTTGGACAAGATCCATTTGCCGATTTAGATAGCCCTCCAAGCTCAGGCGGAGAAACAGATCCTTTCGGTGACATGGGTGCCCCATCTGCCGATCCGTTTGGCGATGATCCATTTGCTTCCATGGAAGCACCTGAGGTCACACCAAGCACTAGTTCTGCGTTCGATAGCGAGTCATCCTTCGATGACTTGTCTTCTGGATTTGATGAACCTAGCGCCCCTAGCAGCTCTTCTTCCGACGAAGGTGGTTTTGAAGATCCGTTCGGTGATTTAGGCGTCGGGATGGAGCCTCCAAGTCTAGATGATGACCTCGGGTCTGGTGGCGGTTTTGATGACCTTGCTCCTTCTTTGGATGACATACCCGTATCCTCCATGGAGACAGCGGATGATTTTAACGTCAGTTCTGGAGGGATAGAGGATGATTTGGACTCTCTTGGAAAAGAGGATGAGCCAACTGAAGATTTAGACGCAAGCCTCTCCGATGAAGACTTGGCGATTATCCAAAGAGAATTGGTAAAATACCCACCAAAACTCCGAAGGACAATCACTGATACAATCGTAAACAATCGAGTTCCGGTCAAAAACCAAAAAGAAATCATTGAACTCATAAAAGCTCAGCAAAAGCCAGAAGATGTAGCTCAATACTTAAGCTCACTTTTAGGAGAAAGGGTAGAGCTAACAGATACTAGTGGACGATTTGCCGCTGATGGCGTACCTATCATTGCTAGCAAGGATGCCTATACAAAAGAGGGAGCTGCCAGACGAAGAGAGCTTATTCGTAAAACTTTTTTCACAGCAGCAGCAGCCATCTTTTTGGTCGTATCTCTGGTTTCCCTCTATCGATTTGTGTACATTCCTCGTATGGCCGGCGCACAATATGAGTTAGGTCTTGAGCAACTAGAAGAATACCGAAAAGAAACAGATGTGCAGGCCAAAAAAAAGCTACTGGCAGATGCAGAATCGTACTTCAATAAAGGTGAAGATATTGAACCTTTTAGCTTAAAATATTTAAATAAATACTGTGATGCCTATACAAAAATAGGTCAGTATGATAAGGCCTTTGAGAAATGCTTTGGAAAGGTAGAGCCAGATTTTGGTTTGGAACCTGCGGACACACAGCATGTACGCTCATGGTCCAAACGGAAAGAAGTTCCTAACATCAGTCTTGCTAACAAATCAGAATGGAATGACGCGGGAGTCTCTCATGCAGGTAAATTACCTTTACCTGGTCTTGGGTTTAGTTTGGTTTCCCAAGATAAAGTCCCAAGAAAAGTAATAAAAGCTGGGGCTTATATAGCTTCTCGATTGAAATACAATATCCACGATCCTGATACATATTTAGCGCTTGGCCGATTCCACTCCTTCAATAGGAAAGATTTTATCGAGATACCACCAGGTTCGACACAAAAGGATTATAAGAACGATATCCTAGCAATCGAATATTTTAAACGAGTCTTTACTGATGCTGGTAAACCTGACAGTATCGAAGCTACCGCGGGCATAGCAAAAATTTACTATAACAAAAGGGAATTCGGGACAGCAGTTAAATATTACAATGATATCATTGAAAAGTTCCCTAAAGATCCCATCGGTCACGGTGGTATTCTATCTACTTACATTGAAATTTGGAAAGCTGAGAAAAACCCGCAGTATGTTTTGAACCATCATAGACAAGTACGCAATGCACTCGATATAGAAAGTGATCTTTCTTTGGCGGTACTCGCAAAATTGGCTTCATTTTACATTGCCTTGGACTCTGAGGATGTCAGGATTCGTTACAATATAAATCCCGAGGACCAAGTCTCGGGCATGGAAATCGATGACAATGTCGAATATTTACTTAATATTGCTTATGGTAAAGACTATGGGAACAAGTTTGCGGAAGGATATTACCAAAGGGCAATGTATTATTTTAAAATCAAAGAGGCAAGTCGCGCACTTAAACAATTAGAGTTGGCTGCTACTTATGAT harbors:
- a CDS encoding ATP-dependent Clp protease adaptor ClpS; translated protein: MLATNSSQPGVLEETEVFVKPTFSGPWKVVLWDDDHHTYDYVIEMLMDVCQMSIEKAFQHAIEVDTLKRTIVFTGELEHAEFIHERIISYGPDPRMTSSKGSMTATLEN
- a CDS encoding carbohydrate-binding module 48, which encodes MKFRSKLIFPIILVLFISMSLLGQETLDWVGGFSSDQLEMQEEEENQDTVYYLWQLESLKKNISPRYIRYLDVESYLKTNRLLKRGILFTYNGLRDDSVELCGNFSNWTCLPMKRNQFGIYYYVLEPEMITAQYEDDPIYEYKFRVGGILTFDPENLDKVEDGSGSFISRYVLNRKDTNRQIHSLVLEDSASEEYDFRTVKFQIYKPDAEVVSLVGDFNDWNPENDFLKKDRNGIFSLEKKLLPNQEYHYRFIVDGEYMLDTYNPISNVKTDTSETVSSIYVPTRSTELERKE
- the metK gene encoding methionine adenosyltransferase — protein: MSSQQNFIFTSESVSEGHPDKVCDQVSDAILDAFLAQDPKSRVACETLVTTNLVVIAGEITSKGKVDTSEVAREVIRKIGYNDINMYFDADYAVVSSHVHAQSPDIAQGVNEGEGLFKEQGAGDQGLMFGFAINDTPELMPAPIYYSHKLLELLSELRHSGKLAWLRPDSKSQVTFLYENGKPTKVDTVVISTQHSPGVSHKDIEQAVIEECVKKVIPPQFLQNPRYFINPTGKFEIGGPHGDTGLTGRKIIVDTYGGMGRHGGGAFSGKDPSKVDRSAAYIGRYIAKNVVAAGLAHKCEVQLAYAIGVAEPVSVLVDTFGTNTIPEAEIEKRVKANFKLTPKGIVESLDLLGKGRRYQDTAAYGHFGRTGSTFTWEKTDKAEALKKG
- a CDS encoding transketolase family protein; the protein is MGAPSQSTADKKATRDAYGEALVELGAKRTDIVVLDADLSGSTKTADFKKKFPDRFFNVGVAEQNLVGHAAGLALSGFVPFASSFAMFLSGRAWEVVRNSVVYPNLNVKLVASHGGITVGEDGASHQCIEDFAIMRVIPEMTVICPADFNETKQVIHAIADYKGPVYVRVGRPAIPLIERDNYQFKIGKAEVLSEGKDVCIIACGVMVSEAMLAVQSLQEKGIAATLLNMATIKPLDKEAILKYAKECGAVVTCEEHNVLGGLGSAVSELLSEEYPVPVIKVGMKDSFGKSGTWSGLLDYFGLRAKNIVEHAEVAIAKKRK